The following are encoded in a window of Carya illinoinensis cultivar Pawnee chromosome 15, C.illinoinensisPawnee_v1, whole genome shotgun sequence genomic DNA:
- the LOC122296523 gene encoding purple acid phosphatase 3-like isoform X1, translating to MLKVHLNYNSSSLVCLDFMAGFWDNAMSISFLLVAFFCACFLPITAELQRLEHPVKTNGLLSFLVIGDWGRRGNYNQSDVAYQMGRIGEKLSIDFVVSTGDNFYEDGLTSINDPAFEKSFTKIYTAKSLQKQWYNVLGNHDYRGDVEAQLNPVLRIVDSRWLCLRSFVLNSEIVEFFFIDTTPFVDKYFRRPKHHTYDWRGVLPRKEYLSKLLKDLDSALRDSTANWKIVVGHHTIRSIGHHRDTRELVKQVLPILEEHSVDMYINGHDHCLEHISSKRSNIQFLTSGGGSKAWKGDIGKLGRDLLKFYYDGQGFLSVELKQTEAKIVFYDIFGIVLHNFNISKGLFSTM from the exons ATGCTGAAAGTCCATCTGAATTACAACTCGAGCTCTCTTGTTTGCTTGGATTTCATGGCTGGTTTTTGGGACAATGCCATGTCTATTAGTTTTCTCCTGGTGGCTTTCTTCTGTGCTTGCTTTCTTCCCATAACAGCTGAGCTTCAGCGGCTCGAACACCCGGTTAAAACCAATGGCTTGCTTAGTTTTTTGGTGATTGGAGACTGGGGAAGAAGGGGAAATTACAATCAATCTGATGTTGCTTATCAG ATGGGAAGAATTGGGGAGAAGTTGAGCATAGATTTTGTAGTTTCTACTGGAGACAACTTTTATGAGGATGGACTTACCAGCATAAATGACCCTGCATTTGAGAAGTCATTCACCAAGATCTACACTGCTAAGAGCCTGCAGAAGCAATGGTACAACG TTTTGGGCAACCATGATTATAGAGGAGATGTTGAGGCACAACTGAATCCAGTTCTTAGGATAGTTGATAGCAGATGGCTTTGTCTAAGATCCTTTGTTCTCAACTCAG AAATTGTGGAGTTTTTCTTCATCGACACGACTCCTTTTGTTGATAAGTACTTTCGGAGGCCAAAGCACCATACTTATGATTGGAGAGGTGTGCTTCCGAGGAAAGAATACCTCTCGAAACTCTTAAAG GATCTTGATTCAGCGCTGAGGGATTCCACTGCAAACTGGAAAATTGTCGTTGGACATCATACTATCAGAAGCATAGGGCATCACAGAGACACCAGGGAGCTTGTAAAGCAGGTTCTACCAATATTAGAG GAGCATAGTGTTGACATGTACATAAATGGGCATGACCATTGCTTGGAACACATAAGCAGCAAAAGAAG CAACATCCAATTTTTAACCAGCGGAGGAGGTTCAAAGGCATGGAAAGGTGATATAGGCAAATTGGGCCGAGATTTATTGAAGTTTTACTATGATGGGCAAGGATTTTTATCTGTTGAGCTTAAGCAGACTGAAGCGAAGATTGTATTTTATGACATATTTGGCATAGTTTTGCACAATTTCAATATTTCTAAGGGGCTCTTCTCTACAATGTAG
- the LOC122296523 gene encoding purple acid phosphatase 3-like isoform X2: MLKVHLNYNSSSLVCLDFMAGFWDNAMSISFLLVAFFCACFLPITAELQRLEHPVKTNGLLSFLVIGDWGRRGNYNQSDVAYQMGRIGEKLSIDFVVSTGDNFYEDGLTSINDPAFEKSFTKIYTAKSLQKQWYNVLGNHDYRGDVEAQLNPVLRIVDSRWLCLRSFVLNSEIVEFFFIDTTPFVDKYFRRPKHHTYDWRGVLPRKEYLSKLLKDLDSALRDSTANWKIVVGHHTIRSIGHHRDTRELVKQVLPILEEHSVDMYINGHDHCLEHISSKRRYISLKN; this comes from the exons ATGCTGAAAGTCCATCTGAATTACAACTCGAGCTCTCTTGTTTGCTTGGATTTCATGGCTGGTTTTTGGGACAATGCCATGTCTATTAGTTTTCTCCTGGTGGCTTTCTTCTGTGCTTGCTTTCTTCCCATAACAGCTGAGCTTCAGCGGCTCGAACACCCGGTTAAAACCAATGGCTTGCTTAGTTTTTTGGTGATTGGAGACTGGGGAAGAAGGGGAAATTACAATCAATCTGATGTTGCTTATCAG ATGGGAAGAATTGGGGAGAAGTTGAGCATAGATTTTGTAGTTTCTACTGGAGACAACTTTTATGAGGATGGACTTACCAGCATAAATGACCCTGCATTTGAGAAGTCATTCACCAAGATCTACACTGCTAAGAGCCTGCAGAAGCAATGGTACAACG TTTTGGGCAACCATGATTATAGAGGAGATGTTGAGGCACAACTGAATCCAGTTCTTAGGATAGTTGATAGCAGATGGCTTTGTCTAAGATCCTTTGTTCTCAACTCAG AAATTGTGGAGTTTTTCTTCATCGACACGACTCCTTTTGTTGATAAGTACTTTCGGAGGCCAAAGCACCATACTTATGATTGGAGAGGTGTGCTTCCGAGGAAAGAATACCTCTCGAAACTCTTAAAG GATCTTGATTCAGCGCTGAGGGATTCCACTGCAAACTGGAAAATTGTCGTTGGACATCATACTATCAGAAGCATAGGGCATCACAGAGACACCAGGGAGCTTGTAAAGCAGGTTCTACCAATATTAGAG GAGCATAGTGTTGACATGTACATAAATGGGCATGACCATTGCTTGGAACACATAAGCAGCAAAAGAAG gtatatATCACTGAAAAATTAA